The following coding sequences lie in one Xanthomonas hortorum pv. pelargonii genomic window:
- a CDS encoding DMT family transporter, whose translation MRERLMVGVACGIGAGALWGLVFLAPQLLAAFTPLQLAVARYLSYGAVAALVLAPRARQTAARLGRTEWWALVRLSLLGNLIYYVLLGSAVQWAGSAATALIIGLLPVVVTVIGTRAAGAVQLRRLAAPCVLCVIGVALVALDTLQHDSGQHANDRATRIAGLLCAFGALASWSAYSIVYARWLRRRPDLSGGDWSLLTGVVTGALALLLAPAALVGSATHAPIAWAGFWGISLLLGILASVIGNALWNRASRVLPLTLVGQMIVFETVFALLYGFAWEMRLPTPLELAAIACLLVGVLWCAALHAEAK comes from the coding sequence ATGCGTGAGCGCTTGATGGTGGGTGTCGCCTGCGGGATCGGTGCAGGCGCGTTGTGGGGATTGGTGTTCCTGGCGCCGCAATTGCTGGCGGCGTTTACGCCGTTGCAACTGGCCGTGGCCCGCTATCTATCGTACGGCGCAGTGGCGGCTTTGGTGCTGGCACCGCGCGCGCGGCAGACCGCTGCGCGGCTGGGTCGCACCGAGTGGTGGGCACTGGTACGACTAAGCTTGCTGGGCAATCTGATCTATTACGTGCTGCTCGGCAGCGCGGTGCAGTGGGCCGGCAGTGCGGCCACCGCGCTGATCATCGGGCTGTTGCCGGTGGTGGTTACCGTGATCGGCACGCGTGCCGCCGGCGCGGTGCAATTGCGGCGCCTGGCTGCACCCTGCGTGTTGTGCGTCATCGGCGTGGCGCTGGTCGCCCTGGACACCTTGCAACACGACTCCGGCCAACACGCCAACGATCGCGCCACGCGCATTGCCGGCCTGCTCTGCGCATTCGGTGCGTTGGCGTCGTGGTCGGCCTATTCGATTGTCTATGCGCGCTGGCTACGGCGGCGCCCGGACCTGTCCGGCGGCGATTGGTCGCTACTGACCGGCGTGGTCACCGGTGCACTGGCGCTGTTGCTGGCGCCGGCCGCGCTGGTCGGCAGCGCGACGCACGCACCGATTGCATGGGCGGGTTTCTGGGGGATTTCGCTGTTGCTGGGCATTCTGGCGTCGGTGATCGGCAACGCCTTGTGGAACCGGGCCAGCCGCGTGCTGCCACTGACCCTGGTCGGCCAGATGATCGTGTTCGAAACCGTGTTTGCGCTGCTATACGGGTTTGCCTGGGAAATGCGCCTGCCCACGCCGCTGGAGCTGGCGGCTATCGCCTGCCTGCTGGTCGGCGTGTTGTGGTGCGCAGCGCTGCATGCGGAAGCGAAATGA
- a CDS encoding nucleoside deaminase codes for MLYAQVHLTLPDWIHAHVDDSRAYPSDEDKVALAIELSRMNVQERSGGPFGAVVFGPDHRIIAAAVNRVVPQTTSLAHAENMAYMLAQQRLQTPRLNDVLSPVTLATSAQPCCQCYGATVWAGIDRLLIGARAEDVMALTEFDEGPLPADWVGELTRRGIEVVRDVHRDQACAVLRNYGEGGGDHY; via the coding sequence ATGCTTTACGCGCAAGTCCACCTCACACTGCCCGACTGGATCCACGCGCATGTCGACGACAGCCGCGCCTATCCCAGCGACGAAGACAAGGTGGCGCTGGCGATCGAGCTGTCGCGGATGAATGTGCAGGAGCGCAGCGGCGGCCCGTTCGGCGCGGTCGTGTTCGGCCCGGACCACCGCATCATCGCCGCGGCAGTGAACCGCGTGGTGCCGCAGACCACCTCGCTGGCGCATGCCGAGAATATGGCCTACATGCTCGCGCAGCAGCGCCTGCAGACGCCGCGCCTGAACGATGTGCTGTCGCCGGTGACGCTGGCCACTTCTGCGCAGCCGTGCTGCCAGTGCTACGGCGCCACCGTGTGGGCCGGCATCGATCGTCTGCTGATCGGCGCACGCGCCGAAGACGTGATGGCATTGACCGAATTCGACGAAGGCCCGCTGCCCGCCGATTGGGTGGGCGAACTCACCCGCCGCGGCATCGAGGTGGTGCGCGACGTGCATCGCGACCAGGCCTGCGCCGTGCTACGTAACTATGGCGAGGGCGGCGGTGACCATTATTGA
- the rlmM gene encoding 23S rRNA (cytidine(2498)-2'-O)-methyltransferase RlmM, which yields MSGLLCYCRPGFEPELAAELSARAAFVGIAGYARTQRNDGYVLFVCDEAAQLAAKLHWRELIFARQKLVVIAELKGIDPKDRITPILAALEGQQRFGDLWVEHPDSDAGKPLAGLARSFGNALRPALRKAGLLTDKPQPRQARLHICFLDGDHALLAVADSADSAPWPLGIPRLKLLPEAPSRSALKLDEALLTLLTPEEREALVKPGMRAADLGAAPGGWTWVLTRQHVHVTSVDNGPLREHVLETGLVEHLRADGFHWKPAQPLDWMVCDMVEQPRRVAERMATWIREGWCRNTIFNLKLPMKKRWDETRLCLDLFEQQAEKSLIVRAKQLYHDREEITVLAMRG from the coding sequence ATGAGCGGCCTGCTGTGTTATTGCCGCCCAGGCTTTGAGCCGGAGCTGGCTGCCGAGTTGAGCGCGCGCGCCGCATTTGTCGGCATCGCCGGCTATGCGCGCACGCAACGCAACGATGGCTATGTGCTGTTCGTCTGCGATGAAGCCGCGCAGCTGGCCGCCAAGCTGCACTGGCGCGAGTTGATCTTCGCGCGGCAGAAGCTGGTGGTGATTGCCGAGCTGAAAGGCATCGACCCCAAGGACCGCATCACACCGATTCTTGCCGCACTGGAAGGGCAGCAGCGCTTCGGCGATCTATGGGTGGAACACCCGGATTCGGATGCCGGCAAGCCGCTGGCAGGGCTGGCACGCAGCTTCGGCAATGCGCTGCGTCCGGCCTTGCGCAAGGCCGGCCTGCTTACCGACAAACCGCAGCCGCGCCAGGCGCGCCTGCACATCTGCTTTCTCGATGGCGACCACGCCCTGCTGGCGGTGGCCGACAGCGCCGACAGTGCGCCGTGGCCGCTGGGCATTCCACGTTTGAAGCTGTTGCCGGAGGCACCATCGCGCTCGGCGCTCAAACTCGACGAAGCGCTGCTCACCCTGCTCACACCCGAAGAACGCGAAGCGCTGGTCAAGCCAGGCATGCGCGCGGCCGATCTGGGCGCGGCGCCTGGCGGCTGGACCTGGGTGCTCACGCGCCAGCACGTGCATGTCACCAGCGTCGACAACGGCCCGTTACGCGAGCATGTCCTGGAAACCGGTCTGGTCGAGCATCTGCGCGCCGACGGGTTTCATTGGAAGCCTGCGCAGCCGCTGGACTGGATGGTCTGCGACATGGTCGAACAACCGCGTCGCGTCGCCGAACGCATGGCCACCTGGATCCGCGAAGGCTGGTGCCGCAATACCATCTTCAATCTCAAGCTGCCGATGAAAAAGCGCTGGGACGAAACCCGCCTGTGTCTGGATCTGTTCGAGCAGCAGGCCGAAAAATCGCTGATCGTGCGCGCCAAGCAGCTGTATCACGATCGCGAAGAGATCACGGTGCTGGCGATGCGGGGCTGA
- a CDS encoding Gfo/Idh/MocA family protein, producing MSVESITRRRLLAAFGGAGILLAAPGWALPKKAAGKPLNVALAGLGSYASEQLAPGLALTKHCKLAGIVTGTPSKIPQWQAKYGIADRNVYNYENFDRIADNDEIDVVYIVTPTHLHAPLTLRAAAAGKHVWCEKPMAMHAGECEAMIKACKRNKVALTIGYRMQHEPNTRRLIAMASEKPFGAMQRVRAEAGYNGYHDATKADRPWRLRSQFGGGAMYDMGVYPLNAARYTVGTEPLAVTAKRWTDRPDLFDEVDEHMDFTLEFPNAVRAECKTSFGKNMNVLRAECERGWYELSPFQSYQGVTGKASDGRVFDAKVPHQQALQMDEDALAIINGTPLRAPGEEGLRDIRIVDAIYRSAREGSKRIVL from the coding sequence ATGTCCGTGGAATCGATCACACGTCGCCGTTTGCTCGCCGCTTTCGGCGGTGCAGGCATTCTACTCGCCGCGCCCGGCTGGGCACTGCCGAAAAAAGCCGCTGGAAAACCGCTGAATGTGGCGTTGGCCGGTCTGGGCAGTTATGCCAGCGAGCAACTCGCGCCGGGTCTGGCATTGACCAAACATTGCAAACTGGCCGGCATCGTCACCGGCACTCCATCGAAGATTCCGCAGTGGCAGGCCAAGTACGGCATTGCCGATCGCAACGTCTATAACTACGAGAACTTCGATCGCATCGCCGACAACGACGAGATCGACGTGGTGTACATCGTCACGCCAACCCATCTGCATGCGCCGCTGACCCTGCGCGCGGCGGCGGCCGGCAAGCATGTGTGGTGCGAAAAGCCAATGGCGATGCATGCCGGCGAATGCGAGGCCATGATCAAGGCCTGCAAACGTAACAAGGTGGCGCTGACGATCGGCTACCGCATGCAGCACGAACCCAATACGCGTCGCCTGATTGCGATGGCCAGCGAAAAGCCGTTCGGCGCGATGCAGCGTGTGCGTGCCGAGGCCGGTTACAACGGTTATCACGATGCGACCAAGGCCGATCGCCCGTGGCGGTTGCGTTCGCAATTCGGTGGCGGTGCGATGTACGACATGGGTGTGTATCCGCTCAATGCCGCTCGCTACACGGTGGGCACCGAACCACTTGCGGTGACGGCCAAGCGCTGGACCGATCGTCCCGACCTGTTCGACGAAGTCGACGAGCATATGGACTTCACGCTGGAATTTCCGAATGCGGTGCGTGCCGAGTGCAAGACCAGCTTCGGGAAGAACATGAATGTGCTGCGCGCCGAGTGCGAGCGCGGCTGGTACGAGCTGTCGCCGTTCCAGAGTTATCAGGGCGTGACCGGCAAGGCCAGCGACGGACGCGTGTTCGACGCCAAGGTGCCGCACCAGCAGGCGTTGCAAATGGACGAAGACGCACTGGCGATCATCAATGGCACACCGCTGCGTGCGCCCGGTGAAGAAGGCCTGCGCGACATCCGCATCGTCGATGCGATCTACCGCTCGGCACGCGAGGGCAGCAAGCGGATCGTGCTGTGA
- a CDS encoding SMP-30/gluconolactonase/LRE family protein, which produces MIAVARRRFLPLALLLSSSLAVAANAPFVARDLIGDGAFTHNAEGPAAGPDGALYAVNLGKDGTIARIALHADGSATPEVFVTLPEGSTGNGIRFRDGAMYVADYTGHKILQVNMQTRAVSTFAALPDADGPNDLALAPDGSFYASDPNWKDNSGRLWQISREGVVQLLEAGMTTPNGLDVSPDGKHLYVNESISRKVWVYDRVDGSLRNKRLLIAFPDFGMDGMRCDADGNLYIGRYDAGQIAVVSPQGKLLRTVVLKGRKASNVAFGGTDGKQVFVTLQDRGAIETFRSDRPGRETGH; this is translated from the coding sequence ATGATCGCTGTCGCACGCCGTCGTTTCCTTCCCTTGGCGTTGCTGTTGTCCAGCTCGCTGGCAGTTGCCGCCAATGCGCCCTTCGTTGCGCGCGACCTGATCGGCGATGGCGCCTTCACGCATAACGCCGAAGGCCCTGCGGCAGGACCGGACGGCGCGCTCTATGCAGTGAATCTGGGCAAGGACGGCACCATCGCGCGCATCGCCTTGCACGCCGATGGCAGCGCAACACCTGAGGTCTTTGTGACCTTGCCCGAAGGCAGCACCGGCAACGGCATCCGCTTCCGCGACGGCGCGATGTATGTGGCCGATTACACCGGCCACAAGATTCTGCAAGTGAACATGCAAACGCGCGCAGTGAGCACCTTCGCCGCGCTGCCCGATGCCGATGGCCCCAACGATCTGGCACTCGCACCCGATGGCAGCTTCTATGCAAGCGACCCGAACTGGAAGGACAACAGCGGGCGCCTGTGGCAGATCAGTCGCGAGGGCGTCGTGCAATTGCTGGAAGCCGGCATGACCACGCCCAACGGGCTGGACGTCAGCCCCGACGGCAAGCATCTCTACGTCAACGAAAGCATCTCGCGCAAAGTGTGGGTGTACGACCGCGTCGACGGCAGCCTACGCAACAAACGCCTGCTGATCGCGTTCCCCGACTTCGGCATGGACGGCATGCGCTGCGATGCCGACGGCAATCTCTACATCGGCCGCTACGATGCCGGGCAGATTGCGGTGGTCTCGCCGCAAGGCAAGCTGCTACGCACGGTCGTATTGAAAGGCCGCAAGGCCAGCAACGTCGCGTTCGGTGGCACCGATGGCAAGCAGGTGTTCGTCACCTTGCAGGATCGCGGCGCAATTGAAACGTTCAGATCCGATCGCCCGGGGCGCGAAACCGGACACTGA
- a CDS encoding EF-hand domain-containing protein, with product MTITTRITVATILLLVGSNAFAQQTPTPASSMPLVDVPNVIRTQPLSSGDVTHQTQLERPRGESSVIVRSIQPSSVVGSYRIDFQAMDTDGDSSISRAEAQANPALADEFDALDTRHSGHLTREQLAGWLIQ from the coding sequence ATGACCATCACTACCCGCATCACCGTAGCGACCATCTTGCTGCTTGTGGGCAGCAACGCTTTCGCGCAACAAACGCCCACACCCGCCAGCAGCATGCCGCTGGTCGACGTTCCCAACGTCATTCGCACCCAGCCGCTGTCCAGCGGCGACGTCACCCACCAGACTCAGTTGGAGCGCCCACGCGGCGAATCCAGCGTGATCGTGCGTTCGATTCAACCCAGCAGCGTGGTCGGCAGCTATCGCATCGACTTTCAGGCGATGGATACCGATGGCGACAGCAGCATCAGCCGCGCCGAAGCGCAGGCCAACCCCGCGCTGGCCGACGAATTCGATGCGCTAGACACGCGCCATAGCGGCCACCTGACCCGCGAACAGCTCGCCGGCTGGTTGATCCAGTAG
- a CDS encoding MarR family winged helix-turn-helix transcriptional regulator, translating to MTARLALAADLGYQLQLAALASSHAARQELAELQLTPARVTALIHIRDQPGCDQTELGNRLLVNRAAGMKIANLLAEQGLIERLAGRDRRSKGLYLTPSGERTLAMAQACLARAVERTCSDLQASERQTPLRLLCKLNASAALERAGVADTALTEEL from the coding sequence ATGACCGCTCGCCTGGCACTTGCCGCAGACCTTGGCTACCAACTGCAACTGGCCGCATTGGCGTCCAGCCATGCCGCGCGCCAGGAGCTGGCAGAGCTGCAACTCACCCCGGCGCGCGTCACCGCGTTGATCCATATCCGCGACCAGCCTGGCTGCGACCAGACCGAACTCGGTAACCGCCTGCTGGTCAATCGCGCCGCCGGTATGAAGATCGCCAACCTCCTGGCCGAGCAAGGCCTGATCGAACGCCTGGCCGGTCGCGATCGGCGCAGCAAGGGCCTGTATCTCACGCCATCGGGCGAACGCACGCTTGCCATGGCGCAGGCCTGCCTGGCGCGCGCGGTCGAGCGCACCTGCAGCGATCTGCAGGCCTCCGAGCGACAAACACCGCTGCGCCTGCTGTGCAAATTAAACGCCAGCGCCGCACTGGAACGGGCCGGCGTGGCAGACACCGCGCTGACCGAAGAACTCTGA
- a CDS encoding p-hydroxycinnamoyl CoA hydratase/lyase produces MNEHDVVSVRIENRIAWVKFARPDKRNAMSPALNRRMMDVLDELEFDDNVGVLVLGGEGTAWSAGMDLKEYFRETEAQGLRGVRRSQRESYGWFRRLRWYQKPTIAMVNGWCFGGGFGPLFACDLAIAADEAQFGLSEINWGILPGGGVTKVAVELLSMRDAMWMTLTGEMVDGKKAAEWRLVNESVPLERLETRTREVAELLLKKNPVALKYAKDAVRRVGTMTYDEAEDYLVRMQEAANSFDNNARKEGIRQFIDEKSYKPGLGEYDLTKNGA; encoded by the coding sequence TTGAACGAGCATGACGTGGTATCGGTCCGCATCGAAAACCGCATTGCCTGGGTGAAGTTTGCACGCCCCGACAAGCGCAATGCGATGAGCCCGGCGCTCAATCGCCGCATGATGGATGTGCTGGACGAGCTGGAATTCGACGACAACGTCGGCGTACTGGTGCTCGGTGGCGAAGGCACCGCCTGGTCGGCCGGCATGGATCTGAAAGAGTATTTCCGCGAAACCGAAGCCCAGGGCCTGCGTGGCGTACGCCGCTCGCAGCGCGAATCCTACGGCTGGTTCCGCCGCCTGCGCTGGTACCAGAAGCCCACCATCGCCATGGTCAACGGCTGGTGTTTCGGCGGTGGTTTTGGCCCGCTGTTCGCCTGCGATCTGGCGATCGCCGCCGATGAAGCGCAGTTCGGCCTGTCGGAAATCAACTGGGGCATCCTGCCCGGCGGTGGCGTCACCAAGGTCGCGGTGGAATTGCTGTCCATGCGCGATGCGATGTGGATGACGCTGACCGGCGAAATGGTAGACGGCAAGAAGGCTGCCGAATGGCGCCTGGTCAACGAAAGCGTACCGCTGGAACGGCTGGAAACGCGCACCCGCGAAGTAGCCGAGCTGCTGCTCAAGAAAAACCCGGTCGCACTGAAATACGCAAAAGATGCAGTGCGCCGCGTCGGCACCATGACCTACGACGAAGCCGAAGATTATCTGGTGCGCATGCAGGAAGCGGCCAATTCGTTCGACAACAACGCCCGCAAGGAAGGCATCCGTCAGTTCATCGACGAGAAGAGCTACAAGCCCGGCCTGGGCGAATACGACCTCACTAAAAACGGCGCCTGA
- a CDS encoding aldehyde dehydrogenase, translating into MEALSATLRGIAARGPLGLFIDGQWRASTGDRHVDVIAPHTEERLLRYTEPSSADTDAAVAAARAAFDTGPWPQLSPPERGVVLKRVAEHLRARMPELAEAWTGQVGATIGFSRRASQQAPGLFDYYGDLIATHPFVEPRTRANGGRVHVVQEPVGVVAAITPWNAPLVLLCYKVAAALAAGCTVVAKPSPETPIDVYILAECISAAGVPDGVFNLLPAGREVGEQLIGHPQVDKVSFTGSTQAGRAIGVACAQRLARVGLELGGKSAAIVLDDADLTKVLPSLVPYSMPITGQVCFALTRVLVPAQRREEILQAYCAALSALKLGDPFAADTGMGPLALGRQLERVQSYIAQGSAEGARLVMGGGRPAHLPRGFFIEPTVFAEVTPDMTIAREEIFGPVVSFIDYHDDADLIAKVNASDFGLHGTVYSEDPERAYRIARRVRSGSHCINGMWVDIEMPFGGFKNSGIGREGGIEGLHAFLETRTIYLS; encoded by the coding sequence ATGGAAGCCTTGTCCGCAACCCTGCGCGGGATCGCCGCGCGTGGGCCGTTGGGTCTGTTCATCGATGGTCAGTGGCGCGCCAGCACCGGCGATCGCCATGTCGATGTGATCGCGCCGCACACCGAAGAGCGGCTGCTGCGTTACACCGAACCCTCCTCTGCCGATACCGATGCAGCAGTCGCTGCTGCGCGTGCCGCGTTCGACACCGGCCCCTGGCCACAACTGTCGCCGCCCGAACGTGGCGTGGTGCTCAAGCGCGTTGCCGAACACCTGCGTGCACGCATGCCGGAACTGGCCGAGGCCTGGACCGGCCAGGTCGGCGCCACCATCGGCTTCAGCCGCCGCGCCTCGCAGCAAGCGCCCGGCCTGTTCGATTACTACGGCGACCTGATCGCCACCCATCCGTTCGTGGAGCCGCGTACACGCGCCAACGGTGGCCGCGTGCACGTCGTGCAGGAGCCGGTCGGCGTGGTCGCGGCGATCACGCCATGGAACGCCCCATTGGTGCTGCTCTGCTACAAGGTCGCCGCCGCATTGGCCGCCGGTTGCACGGTGGTGGCCAAGCCCTCCCCGGAAACACCGATCGATGTCTACATCCTGGCCGAATGCATCAGCGCCGCCGGTGTCCCCGATGGCGTGTTCAATCTGTTGCCGGCCGGTCGCGAGGTCGGCGAACAACTGATCGGTCATCCGCAGGTGGACAAGGTGAGCTTTACCGGTTCCACCCAGGCCGGCCGAGCGATCGGCGTTGCCTGTGCGCAGCGGTTAGCGCGGGTCGGGCTGGAACTGGGCGGCAAATCCGCAGCGATCGTGCTCGACGATGCCGATCTGACCAAGGTGCTGCCCAGCCTGGTGCCCTACTCCATGCCGATCACCGGCCAGGTGTGCTTTGCGCTCACCCGCGTGCTGGTGCCGGCGCAGCGGCGCGAAGAGATCCTGCAAGCCTATTGCGCGGCATTGAGTGCGCTCAAGCTCGGCGACCCGTTCGCCGCCGATACCGGCATGGGCCCGTTGGCGCTTGGCCGCCAGCTCGAGCGCGTGCAGTCCTACATCGCGCAAGGCAGCGCCGAGGGTGCGCGCCTGGTCATGGGTGGCGGTCGTCCGGCGCACTTGCCGCGCGGTTTCTTTATCGAGCCAACGGTATTTGCCGAGGTGACACCGGACATGACCATCGCTCGCGAAGAGATCTTCGGCCCGGTGGTCAGCTTTATCGATTATCACGACGACGCCGACCTGATCGCCAAGGTCAATGCCAGCGACTTCGGTCTGCACGGCACGGTCTACAGCGAAGATCCCGAGCGCGCGTATCGCATCGCACGCCGTGTGCGCAGCGGCAGCCATTGCATCAATGGCATGTGGGTGGATATCGAGATGCCATTCGGTGGGTTCAAGAATTCCGGTATCGGCCGCGAAGGCGGTATCGAAGGCCTGCACGCATTTCTTGAAACCAGGACCATTTATCTCAGTTAG
- a CDS encoding AMP-binding protein, with amino-acid sequence MTMPTDSIAFHARLAPHTLAARDLLLGAQWTYAELDALIGRFAALLQARGCVDGERVAVLARNSVWQVALHFACGRVGAIYVPLNWRLSAGELDALLQRAEPGLFLGDDVAAGRAGVVPLTDFIEEANELEPADTAPIPPDRVSLILFTSGTSGQPKGVMLSEQNLQQVAHNFGVTTRVDATSSFLCEAPMFHIIGLVTNVRPVLAVGGSIQVSSGFEPKRTLGWLSDQSLGITHYVGVPQMMQAFRSQPGFDAASLRHLTALVSGGAPHASEDLLGWLDDGIPMVCGFGMSEAGTVFGMSVDCAVIRNKLGAVGISTPAVQTRVVDGDGNDCPAGVPGELLLRGPNLSPGYWRDPQASAEALDEHGWFRSGDIVQRDADGFFWVVDRKKDMFISGGENVYPAEIEAVLAEHPQVRECAVVGIADQQWGEVGYLAIVPTDEAPDLDQIRAYLVERLAKYKVPKHLRVVETLPRTATGKLQKGRLKEALANEA; translated from the coding sequence ATGACCATGCCGACCGACTCGATCGCTTTTCACGCCCGTCTTGCGCCACACACGCTCGCCGCACGCGACCTGTTGCTCGGCGCGCAATGGACCTACGCCGAACTCGATGCGTTGATCGGCCGCTTCGCCGCGTTGCTGCAAGCGCGCGGCTGTGTGGATGGCGAACGCGTGGCGGTGCTGGCACGCAATTCGGTATGGCAGGTAGCGCTGCATTTCGCCTGCGGGCGGGTCGGCGCGATCTATGTGCCGCTCAACTGGCGATTGAGTGCGGGCGAGTTGGATGCCTTGTTACAACGCGCAGAACCTGGCCTGTTTTTAGGCGATGACGTCGCCGCCGGGCGCGCCGGTGTCGTGCCGCTGACCGACTTCATCGAAGAGGCCAACGAACTCGAACCCGCCGACACCGCGCCGATTCCGCCCGATCGCGTCAGCCTGATCCTGTTCACCTCAGGCACCTCCGGCCAGCCCAAAGGCGTGATGCTGAGCGAGCAGAATCTGCAGCAGGTGGCGCACAACTTCGGCGTCACCACCCGCGTGGATGCGACCAGCAGTTTTCTGTGCGAGGCGCCGATGTTCCATATCATCGGTCTGGTCACCAATGTGCGCCCGGTACTGGCCGTCGGCGGCTCGATCCAGGTGTCCAGCGGCTTCGAACCAAAACGTACCCTGGGCTGGCTGAGCGATCAATCGCTGGGAATCACGCATTACGTCGGCGTGCCGCAGATGATGCAGGCCTTCCGCAGCCAGCCCGGTTTCGATGCGGCCTCGCTGCGTCACCTGACCGCGCTGGTCAGCGGCGGCGCGCCACATGCCAGCGAGGATCTGCTCGGCTGGTTGGACGACGGCATCCCGATGGTGTGCGGTTTCGGCATGAGCGAGGCCGGCACGGTATTCGGCATGTCTGTGGACTGCGCGGTGATCCGCAACAAGCTCGGCGCGGTCGGCATTTCGACACCGGCGGTGCAAACGCGCGTGGTCGATGGCGATGGCAACGACTGCCCGGCCGGGGTCCCCGGCGAGCTGTTGTTGCGCGGGCCCAATCTCAGCCCCGGCTATTGGCGCGACCCACAGGCAAGCGCCGAAGCGCTCGATGAGCACGGCTGGTTCCGCAGCGGCGACATCGTGCAACGCGATGCGGATGGTTTTTTCTGGGTCGTCGACCGCAAGAAAGACATGTTCATTTCCGGCGGCGAGAACGTCTATCCGGCAGAAATCGAAGCCGTGCTTGCCGAGCATCCGCAAGTGCGTGAATGCGCGGTGGTGGGCATCGCCGACCAGCAGTGGGGCGAAGTTGGTTATCTGGCAATCGTGCCCACCGATGAGGCACCGGATCTGGACCAGATCCGCGCCTATCTGGTCGAACGCCTGGCCAAGTACAAGGTGCCCAAACACCTGCGCGTCGTCGAGACGCTGCCACGCACCGCGACCGGCAAGTTGCAGAAGGGGCGTTTGAAAGAGGCATTGGCGAATGAGGCGTGA
- a CDS encoding LysR substrate-binding domain-containing protein encodes MTMSSVFFEHRIKVRHLRVIEALDRQKSLLRASRVLNVTQPALTRALQEIEEIVGAPLFERHSRGVRPNAMGEVLVQTAHVVLGQLRRAQDTFEGLLQDDALTITVGALPVAASGLLPAVLAALYRAEPTLRVRLLHGRTDELLPKLAGNEIDLVVGRLYPLARYDALIRKVLYQDPIALVARSDHPLFANGPVRIAEAAAYRQVLPTLSQHVERDVAQVMREHGLATRDQLRSSSASFTREILLGTDSIAVMPSMMVAGDIARGELRAFQLQQPSQARAGGVIYRDGAAIHKPGVRLLMRELEHQLGVMAEQGAVWVDEQIGEDDMLLDASA; translated from the coding sequence ATGACCATGTCCTCTGTGTTCTTCGAACACCGCATCAAGGTCCGGCATCTACGTGTCATCGAGGCGCTGGACCGGCAAAAAAGCCTGTTGCGCGCCTCACGCGTATTGAACGTCACCCAGCCCGCATTGACGCGCGCCCTGCAGGAGATCGAAGAGATCGTCGGCGCGCCGTTGTTCGAGCGCCATTCGCGCGGCGTGCGCCCCAATGCGATGGGCGAGGTGCTGGTACAGACCGCGCATGTCGTTCTTGGCCAGCTACGGCGTGCGCAAGATACCTTCGAGGGTCTGCTGCAGGACGATGCGCTCACGATCACCGTGGGCGCATTGCCGGTGGCGGCAAGCGGATTGTTGCCGGCCGTGCTGGCCGCGTTGTACCGCGCCGAGCCAACGTTGCGGGTGCGCCTGCTGCACGGCCGCACCGACGAGTTGCTGCCCAAGCTGGCCGGCAACGAGATCGACCTGGTCGTGGGCCGGCTGTATCCGCTGGCCCGTTACGATGCGCTGATCCGCAAGGTGCTGTACCAGGATCCGATCGCCTTGGTTGCACGCAGCGATCACCCCTTGTTCGCCAACGGCCCGGTGCGCATTGCCGAAGCCGCGGCCTATCGGCAGGTGTTGCCGACGTTGAGCCAGCATGTGGAGCGCGACGTGGCTCAGGTGATGCGCGAACACGGCCTGGCCACGCGCGATCAGTTGCGTTCCAGCTCGGCCAGTTTCACCCGCGAGATTTTGCTCGGCACCGACAGCATTGCGGTGATGCCGAGCATGATGGTGGCAGGCGATATCGCACGTGGCGAGCTGCGCGCGTTCCAGCTGCAGCAGCCCTCGCAGGCGCGCGCAGGCGGGGTGATCTATCGCGATGGCGCAGCGATCCATAAGCCCGGCGTGCGCTTGCTGATGCGCGAGCTGGAGCACCAGTTGGGGGTGATGGCCGAGCAGGGCGCGGTGTGGGTGGATGAGCAGATCGGCGAAGACGACATGCTGCTGGACGCGTCTGCGTAA